In Salinigranum marinum, one DNA window encodes the following:
- a CDS encoding DJ-1/PfpI family protein, whose product MEGETEPVRIEVLLYEGFDELDGVGPYEVFETAAAFGSAVEARTVALDDAEWVTASHGLRVGVDGRLGEPDVLVVPGGGWNAGDDRPGARREAERGAVPAAVREAHEAGATVASVCTGGMLLAEAGLLDGRSAVTHGGAMDDLRATRATVVDARVVDDGDVLTAGGITSGLDLALHLVERWCGAAAATAVATELEYDRDASGVVVTGETDE is encoded by the coding sequence ATGGAGGGTGAGACGGAGCCGGTTCGGATCGAGGTACTGCTCTACGAGGGGTTCGACGAACTCGACGGCGTCGGGCCGTACGAGGTGTTCGAGACGGCGGCGGCGTTCGGATCCGCCGTCGAGGCGCGGACGGTCGCGCTCGACGACGCCGAGTGGGTGACCGCGAGCCACGGTCTCCGGGTCGGCGTCGACGGTCGCCTGGGAGAGCCGGACGTGCTCGTCGTTCCCGGTGGCGGGTGGAACGCGGGCGACGACCGCCCCGGGGCGCGTCGCGAGGCGGAACGAGGGGCGGTCCCCGCGGCGGTCCGGGAGGCGCACGAGGCGGGCGCGACGGTCGCGTCGGTCTGTACGGGCGGGATGCTGCTGGCCGAGGCGGGACTGCTCGACGGGCGGTCCGCGGTCACCCACGGCGGCGCGATGGACGACCTGCGAGCCACGCGGGCGACGGTCGTCGACGCCCGCGTCGTCGACGACGGCGACGTGCTCACCGCTGGCGGCATCACGTCGGGGCTGGACCTCGCGCTCCACCTCGTCGAACGGTGGTGCGGCGCTGCGGCCGCCACGGCGGTCGCGACCGAACTGGAGTACGACCGCGACGCCTCAGGCGTCGTCGTCACGGGCGAGACCGACGAGTAA
- a CDS encoding MFS transporter, producing the protein MSGWQVTASLCFYAVFAATASIRGTFGVSRTLVGVALTITLAGYTVFLFGAGAAVDGFGERPTMIAGLVGLGVGMVGVALAPSYALLLVALVVVGGAYATAMPATNRAVLVVAPKGRRNLAINVKQVGVTAGSGLGAVLVTVAAGTRFGWQVGFAVAAALAACVAVVFAAVYRGRDGSGVLAPPDVRGLAGFDGYASLVGAGFFLGAAVFTTTGYVVLHLTESVGTAAAFAGAVLATLQVTGSVGRLVGGSVADRLPGSNVQASARVLVAQSLLACVAFGGVVAADTSLGGAVAFGVLGLFVLGFPGVYYACLTALVPDERVGAATAGGQTALNLGGLAAPPVFGYLADTVSYDAGWTVLAGAALVAGMLLVGLARDDDA; encoded by the coding sequence GTGAGCGGCTGGCAGGTCACCGCGAGCCTCTGCTTCTACGCGGTGTTCGCCGCCACCGCGTCGATCCGCGGAACGTTCGGCGTCTCGCGCACGCTCGTCGGCGTCGCGCTGACGATCACGCTCGCCGGCTACACCGTCTTCCTCTTCGGGGCGGGGGCGGCCGTCGACGGCTTCGGCGAGCGGCCGACGATGATCGCCGGCCTCGTGGGCCTCGGGGTCGGGATGGTCGGCGTCGCGCTCGCCCCGTCGTACGCCCTCTTGCTCGTCGCGCTGGTCGTCGTGGGTGGGGCGTACGCGACGGCGATGCCGGCGACCAACAGGGCGGTGCTCGTCGTCGCCCCCAAGGGGCGGCGGAACCTGGCGATCAACGTCAAGCAGGTGGGCGTCACCGCCGGAAGTGGGCTCGGTGCCGTTCTCGTCACCGTCGCGGCGGGCACGCGGTTCGGCTGGCAGGTCGGCTTCGCCGTCGCCGCCGCCCTCGCGGCGTGTGTCGCCGTCGTCTTCGCCGCGGTCTACCGCGGGCGCGACGGCTCCGGAGTGCTGGCACCGCCGGACGTCCGCGGGCTCGCCGGGTTCGACGGCTACGCTTCGCTCGTCGGGGCTGGCTTCTTCCTCGGCGCGGCCGTGTTCACCACGACCGGCTACGTCGTCCTCCACCTCACGGAGTCGGTCGGGACGGCCGCGGCGTTCGCGGGAGCGGTCCTCGCGACGCTCCAGGTGACGGGGAGCGTCGGCCGCCTCGTGGGCGGGAGCGTCGCCGACCGGCTCCCGGGCAGCAACGTACAGGCCTCCGCACGGGTGCTCGTCGCGCAGTCCCTGCTCGCGTGCGTCGCGTTCGGCGGCGTCGTCGCCGCCGACACGTCGCTCGGGGGAGCGGTCGCCTTCGGCGTCCTCGGCCTGTTCGTGCTCGGATTCCCGGGCGTCTACTACGCCTGTCTCACCGCGCTCGTCCCCGACGAACGGGTCGGCGCGGCCACGGCGGGCGGACAGACGGCGCTCAACCTCGGCGGCCTCGCCGCACCGCCCGTCTTCGGCTACCTCGCCGACACCGTCTCGTACGACGCCGGCTGGACGGTCCTCGCGGGAGCGGCCCTCGTCGCGGGGATGTTACTCGTCGGTCTCGCCCGTGACGACGACGCCTGA
- the sod gene encoding superoxide dismutase, whose protein sequence is MSYELDPLPYDYDALEGSISEQVLTWHHDTHHQGYVNGWNAADETLAENRENHEFGSSAGAIRNVTHNGCGHILHDLFWQCMSPEGGDEPSGALADRIEEDFGSYEAWKGEFEAAGGAASGWALLVYDSFSNQLRNVVVDKHDQGALWGSHPILALDVWEHSYYYDYGPARGDFISAFFDVVDWEEPSARYEQAVELFE, encoded by the coding sequence ATGAGCTACGAACTCGACCCATTACCGTACGATTACGACGCGCTCGAAGGCAGCATCTCCGAACAGGTGCTGACGTGGCACCACGACACGCACCACCAGGGCTACGTGAACGGGTGGAACGCCGCCGACGAGACGCTGGCGGAGAACCGCGAGAACCACGAGTTCGGCTCCTCTGCGGGTGCGATCCGCAACGTCACCCACAACGGCTGTGGGCACATCCTCCACGACCTCTTCTGGCAGTGCATGTCGCCCGAAGGTGGCGACGAGCCCTCCGGCGCACTCGCCGACAGGATCGAGGAGGACTTCGGCTCCTACGAGGCGTGGAAGGGTGAGTTCGAGGCCGCCGGCGGCGCGGCGAGCGGCTGGGCGCTCTTGGTGTACGACTCGTTCTCGAACCAGCTGCGCAACGTGGTCGTCGACAAGCACGACCAGGGCGCCCTCTGGGGCAGCCATCCGATCCTCGCGCTGGACGTCTGGGAACACTCGTACTACTACGACTACGGCCCGGCCCGCGGTGACTTCATCTCCGCGTTCTTCGACGTCGTCGACTGGGAGGAGCCGTCGGCCCGCTACGAGCAGGCCGTCGAGCTGTTCGAGTAA
- a CDS encoding DUF5827 family protein, whose amino-acid sequence MPRPKAEFDTLYPYQMYTPAEILEPDLLYTVPEIGRRLQDLAPDTHLEEETEARIIAWTIPWLVYNQDELVINDPEGDEPGYFGVSEAAVEALDDERGDD is encoded by the coding sequence ATGCCCCGTCCGAAAGCGGAGTTCGACACGCTCTACCCCTACCAGATGTACACGCCCGCGGAGATCCTCGAGCCCGACCTGCTGTACACGGTCCCCGAGATCGGCCGTCGCCTGCAGGACCTCGCGCCCGACACCCACCTCGAAGAGGAAACCGAGGCCCGCATCATCGCCTGGACCATCCCCTGGCTGGTGTACAACCAGGACGAGCTCGTGATCAACGACCCCGAAGGCGACGAACCGGGCTACTTCGGCGTGAGCGAGGCGGCCGTCGAGGCGCTGGACGACGAACGCGGCGACGACTGA
- a CDS encoding MBL fold metallo-hydrolase: MIHNIARDVEAFTSNAFLVSPGERGDHGADGRTVLVDAGANFDAVSHLDGDIDHLDAVVLTHTHPDHVGNVDSLRGRFGVETWGFDASHEAVDHAIADGDVVRIGTDEYRALHTPGHAVDHLCLYAPDSGVLFAGDLVFAGGGFGRTDLPGSDRATLVESIERVVETVGSDVQVLHTGHGPSVVDDPSGALELALQAARTR; the protein is encoded by the coding sequence GTGATCCACAATATCGCACGCGACGTGGAGGCGTTCACGAGCAACGCCTTTCTCGTGTCACCCGGCGAACGCGGCGACCACGGCGCGGACGGCCGGACGGTCCTCGTCGACGCCGGCGCGAACTTCGACGCCGTGTCGCATCTCGACGGGGACATCGACCACCTCGACGCGGTCGTGCTTACTCACACCCACCCGGACCACGTCGGCAACGTCGACTCCCTTCGCGGGCGGTTCGGCGTCGAGACGTGGGGATTCGACGCCTCTCACGAGGCGGTCGACCACGCCATCGCGGACGGCGACGTGGTCCGCATCGGCACCGACGAGTATCGCGCGCTCCACACGCCCGGCCACGCCGTCGACCACCTCTGTCTGTACGCGCCCGACTCGGGAGTCCTGTTCGCCGGCGACCTCGTCTTCGCCGGGGGTGGGTTCGGTCGGACCGACCTGCCGGGGAGCGACCGCGCGACGCTCGTCGAGAGCATCGAACGCGTGGTCGAGACGGTGGGCTCCGACGTGCAGGTGTTGCATACGGGGCATGGACCCAGTGTGGTCGACGACCCGTCGGGGGCGCTGGAACTGGCGTTGCAAGCCGCACGTACGAGGTGA
- a CDS encoding alpha/beta hydrolase family protein yields the protein MQQLETPAVHRLLRSPVGRALDTQWLEQLKTRTLRRDFAVQRARAAADVALGSSPERYLRAVDAPPAPSLHDRIEAALARYAPRRETALEATERWETVVWDPASTVSERLAAERERRRTEHRRRDATDCFGFLVDDHYVPPVAYDVPDPGTTITKYHTGLASPETVYRYPERPPRVERSGWVPGPDTVEYWLRFPSPSPFVGDDAVARVYEPADAGGEVPTLVYYGGLGMANDCVDYWPEEAFLGRTLAPDGVRVVLPDAPWHGRREPLGRFSGEAYLARAPESMLQLYATAAVEAGVFVEWARGEGSSVVLGGISLGGIVTMHVAGRCDAWPTAARPDAVLPVAATGDVDAVLVEGGLTPLLDLDDVLGGAGWYPRLHELGPVLNPPASCGIDPDGVFPVFGCRDDLVPTHTLTATLDAWDVPPANRTAWETGHFGVLLRAIRGDLEGVVGSALAFAVDGADGANGVDPVVRRSDDAHGRATPK from the coding sequence ATGCAGCAGCTCGAAACGCCCGCTGTTCACCGTCTCCTCCGCTCGCCGGTCGGTCGCGCGCTCGACACCCAGTGGCTCGAGCAGCTGAAGACCCGCACGCTCCGCCGCGACTTCGCCGTCCAGCGGGCCCGCGCCGCGGCCGACGTCGCGCTCGGCTCGTCGCCCGAGCGGTACCTCCGTGCCGTCGATGCGCCGCCAGCGCCGAGCCTCCACGACCGCATCGAGGCGGCGCTCGCCCGCTACGCCCCCCGGCGCGAGACTGCGCTGGAGGCGACCGAACGCTGGGAGACCGTCGTCTGGGATCCGGCGTCGACGGTTTCCGAGCGTCTCGCCGCCGAACGCGAGCGCCGCCGGACCGAACACCGACGACGCGACGCCACCGACTGCTTCGGCTTCCTCGTCGACGACCACTACGTCCCGCCCGTCGCGTACGACGTCCCCGATCCGGGGACGACGATCACGAAGTACCACACCGGGCTCGCCTCACCCGAGACCGTCTACCGGTACCCCGAGCGCCCGCCGCGCGTCGAGCGCTCCGGCTGGGTTCCCGGACCCGACACCGTCGAGTACTGGCTTCGCTTCCCGTCGCCGTCTCCGTTCGTCGGCGACGACGCGGTCGCGCGCGTCTACGAGCCGGCCGACGCTGGCGGCGAGGTTCCGACGCTCGTCTACTACGGCGGGCTCGGCATGGCGAACGACTGCGTCGACTACTGGCCCGAGGAGGCGTTCCTCGGCCGCACGCTCGCGCCCGACGGCGTGCGGGTCGTCCTCCCCGACGCGCCCTGGCACGGCCGGCGCGAACCGCTCGGGCGGTTCAGCGGCGAGGCGTACCTCGCCCGGGCACCCGAGTCCATGCTCCAGCTGTACGCGACGGCCGCCGTCGAGGCGGGGGTCTTCGTCGAGTGGGCACGCGGCGAGGGGTCGTCCGTCGTGCTCGGCGGCATCAGCCTCGGCGGAATCGTGACGATGCACGTCGCCGGGCGCTGTGACGCGTGGCCCACGGCGGCCCGGCCCGACGCCGTCCTCCCGGTGGCGGCGACGGGCGACGTCGACGCGGTCCTCGTCGAAGGGGGCCTCACGCCGCTTTTGGACCTCGACGACGTGCTCGGGGGTGCCGGCTGGTACCCGCGTCTGCACGAACTGGGGCCGGTACTGAACCCGCCCGCGTCCTGCGGGATCGACCCGGACGGCGTGTTTCCGGTGTTCGGGTGCCGCGACGACCTCGTCCCCACGCACACGCTCACGGCGACGCTCGACGCGTGGGACGTCCCTCCGGCGAACCGCACGGCGTGGGAGACCGGCCACTTCGGCGTCCTCCTCCGTGCGATCCGCGGAGATCTCGAGGGGGTCGTCGGGTCGGCGCTCGCGTTCGCCGTCGACGGCGCGGATGGCGCGAATGGCGTGGACCCCGTGGTGAGACGGTCCGACGACGCGCACGGGCGGGCAACGCCGAAGTAG